A genomic stretch from Neodiprion fabricii isolate iyNeoFabr1 chromosome 3, iyNeoFabr1.1, whole genome shotgun sequence includes:
- the LOC124178647 gene encoding beta-galactosidase-1-like protein 2 isoform X3 codes for MHLNDLLSLFNCSMNQELSVNRHIVCEVLIEWHAEPSRSILCCQAQTMSLPTLYQHYVLPDINSGLDPKPDGFYLNGKKISIHSGALHYFRVPQAYWRDRLRKYRAAGLNAVETYVPWNLHEPLRDVFDFGDGDNDFSDFLDVVKFVKMAQEEDLFVIVRPGPYICAEWDFGGLPSWILNEKGVKIENEYGSINEDGTVPDIEYLKQLKEIFEKNGLVEMFFTSDTPSIRRDAGTLPGVLQTANFKVDPEKELNLLKELQPNMPAMVMEYWTGAYDHWLEPRDSPEPFDGKLNLNSLNQRSIIYVDVLERILIFPSSVNFYMFHGGTSFGFMSGADVNKNYQADVTSYDYVAPLTESGDYTEKYYKTKEILAKYQSVTTKLPDLPTVSQKAAYPTLEVIGHLDFWDILDQLPADLKVMLPNVINMENLPIKNGNGQSYGYINYRKKVGLKTISTLKVSGYVQDAAMVLVDGELKSKPLETKEDINGFGYWMKKDTELTLNSDKAEEKTLDIIVENWGRVNFGVLADFDQRKGLWQGPVYLDGNELKDWEIYALEFDSKWAKSLINWKQGPSIRKKGPSVSRVILNLSVPQDTFIDLRGWLKGIVFVNGFNLGRYCHLGPLRTLYLPAPLLKNGQNEILVFEHFKPDVKVSFLDHPILGNLKP; via the exons AACTGAGCGTGAATCGTCACATTGTCTGTGAAGTTTTAATCGAGTGGCATGCAGAACCATCCCGGAGTATACTTTGTTGTCAAGCGCAAA CAATGAGTTTGCCAACATTGTACCAACACTATGTGTTGCCTGACATAAACTCCGGCTTAGATCCAAAACCAGACGGATTTTACTTGAACGGGAAGAAAATTTCGATACACAGCGGTGCTCTCCATTATTTTCGAGTTCCTCAAGCGTATTGGAGGGATAGATTAAGAAAGTACAGAGCAGCTGGTCTAAACGCTGTGGAAAC CTATGTTCCATGGAATTTGCACGAACCCCTGAGAGACGTGTTCGATTTTGGTGATGGAGATAACGATTTTTCGGATTTTCTGGATGTCGTTAAGTTTGTCAAGATGGCACAAGAAGAAGATCTGTTTGTAATTGTCAGACCAGGCCCTTACATTTGTGCCGAATGGGATTTTGGTGGACTACCAAG CTGGATTTTAAATGAAAAGGGAGTCAAG ATTGAGAACGAATATGGTTCCATTAACGAAGATGGAACAGTTCCTGATATCGAGTACTTGAAACAACTCAAAGAAAtctttgagaaaaatggtCTGGTTGAGATGTTCTTTACTTCGGACACACCAAGTATTCGCAGAGATGCTGGAACTTTACCGGGAGTATTGCAAACTGCAAATTTTAAAGTCGATCCAGAAAAGGAATTGAATCTCTTGAAAGAATTGCAGCCCAATATGCCCGCTATGGTTATGGAATATTGGACTGGTGCTTACGATCACTGGCTCGAACCACGTGACTCACCAGAACCATTCGATGGTAAATTGAACTTGAACTCTTTAAATCAACGATCAATTA TTTATGTGGATGTTCTGGAGAGAATCTTGATCTTTCCATCATCAGTTAATTTCTATATGTTCCATGGTGGTACCAGTTTTGGTTTTATGAGTGGCGCCGATGTTAACAAGAATTATCAAGCTGATGTGACAAGTTATG ATTATGTCGCGCCGCTAACAGAATCAGGCGACTACACAGAAAAGTATTACAAAACCAAGGAGATTTTGGCAAAATACCAAAGTGTGACGACCAAATTACCAGATTTACCTACAGTATCGCAAAAAGCAGCTTATCCCACTCTCGAAGTAATTGGTCATTTGGACTTTTGGGATATCCTTGATCAGTTG CCTGCAGACTTGAAAGTAATGCTGCCAAACGTGATCAACATGGAAAACTTGCCAATTAAAAATGGCAATGGCCAATCTTATGGCTACATAAATTACAGGAAAAAAGTAGGATTGAAAACAATATCCACTTTGAAAGTCTCTGGGTATGTGCAGGACGCAGCAATGGTTCTTGTTGACGGAGAGCTGAAGAGCAAACCGCTAGAAACTAAAGAGGATATTAATGGTTTTGGTTACTGGATGAAGAA agaCACTGAGTTGACGTTAAACTCTGATAAGGCCGAGGAAAAGACTTTGGAcattattgttgaaaattgggGACGTGTCAACTTTGGTGTTCTTGCTGATTTTGACCAGAGAAAGGGATTGTGGCAGGGACCAGTTTACCTCGACGGCAACGAGCTGAAAGATTGGGAAATCTATGCTCTTGAGTTTGATTCTAAGTGGGCAAAGTCTCTAATTAATTGGAAACAGGGACCTTCTATTCGTAAGAAAGGTCCATCCGTTTCCCGAGTTATCTTAAACTTATCTGTACCTCAGGATACGTTTATCGACTTGAGAGGCTGGCTAAAGGGCATAGTATTTGTCAATGGTTTTAATTTGGGCAGGTACTGCCACCTCGGACCGCTGAGAACCCTTTACTTACCAGCTCCGTTACTTAAAAATGGCCAAAACGAAATCTTAGTGTTTGAACATTTTAAGCCAGATGTGAAAGTGAGCTTCCTTGATCATCCCATTCTCGGGAATTTGAAACCCTGA
- the LOC124178647 gene encoding beta-galactosidase-1-like protein 2 isoform X1 has protein sequence MHLNDLLSLFNCSMNQELSVNRHIVCEVLIEWHAEPSRSILCCQAQTMSLPTLYQHYVLPDINSGLDPKPDGFYLNGKKISIHSGALHYFRVPQAYWRDRLRKYRAAGLNAVETYVPWNLHEPLRDVFDFGDGDNDFSDFLDVVKFVKMAQEEDLFVIVRPGPYICAEWDFGGLPSWILNEKGVKVRTSESKYMKRVTCYFNKLLPLFGDLQFTKGGSIIAFQIENEYGSINEDGTVPDIEYLKQLKEIFEKNGLVEMFFTSDTPSIRRDAGTLPGVLQTANFKVDPEKELNLLKELQPNMPAMVMEYWTGAYDHWLEPRDSPEPFDGKLNLNSLNQRSIIYVDVLERILIFPSSVNFYMFHGGTSFGFMSGADVNKNYQADVTSYDYVAPLTESGDYTEKYYKTKEILAKYQSVTTKLPDLPTVSQKAAYPTLEVIGHLDFWDILDQLPADLKVMLPNVINMENLPIKNGNGQSYGYINYRKKVGLKTISTLKVSGYVQDAAMVLVDGELKSKPLETKEDINGFGYWMKKDTELTLNSDKAEEKTLDIIVENWGRVNFGVLADFDQRKGLWQGPVYLDGNELKDWEIYALEFDSKWAKSLINWKQGPSIRKKGPSVSRVILNLSVPQDTFIDLRGWLKGIVFVNGFNLGRYCHLGPLRTLYLPAPLLKNGQNEILVFEHFKPDVKVSFLDHPILGNLKP, from the exons AACTGAGCGTGAATCGTCACATTGTCTGTGAAGTTTTAATCGAGTGGCATGCAGAACCATCCCGGAGTATACTTTGTTGTCAAGCGCAAA CAATGAGTTTGCCAACATTGTACCAACACTATGTGTTGCCTGACATAAACTCCGGCTTAGATCCAAAACCAGACGGATTTTACTTGAACGGGAAGAAAATTTCGATACACAGCGGTGCTCTCCATTATTTTCGAGTTCCTCAAGCGTATTGGAGGGATAGATTAAGAAAGTACAGAGCAGCTGGTCTAAACGCTGTGGAAAC CTATGTTCCATGGAATTTGCACGAACCCCTGAGAGACGTGTTCGATTTTGGTGATGGAGATAACGATTTTTCGGATTTTCTGGATGTCGTTAAGTTTGTCAAGATGGCACAAGAAGAAGATCTGTTTGTAATTGTCAGACCAGGCCCTTACATTTGTGCCGAATGGGATTTTGGTGGACTACCAAG CTGGATTTTAAATGAAAAGGGAGTCAAGGTGCGAACCTCTGAATCGAAGTACATGAAACGAGTCACTTGCTACTTCAATAAACTTTTGCCGCTGTTTGGTGATCTACAATTCACTAAAGGTGGATCAATAATTGCTTTTCAG ATTGAGAACGAATATGGTTCCATTAACGAAGATGGAACAGTTCCTGATATCGAGTACTTGAAACAACTCAAAGAAAtctttgagaaaaatggtCTGGTTGAGATGTTCTTTACTTCGGACACACCAAGTATTCGCAGAGATGCTGGAACTTTACCGGGAGTATTGCAAACTGCAAATTTTAAAGTCGATCCAGAAAAGGAATTGAATCTCTTGAAAGAATTGCAGCCCAATATGCCCGCTATGGTTATGGAATATTGGACTGGTGCTTACGATCACTGGCTCGAACCACGTGACTCACCAGAACCATTCGATGGTAAATTGAACTTGAACTCTTTAAATCAACGATCAATTA TTTATGTGGATGTTCTGGAGAGAATCTTGATCTTTCCATCATCAGTTAATTTCTATATGTTCCATGGTGGTACCAGTTTTGGTTTTATGAGTGGCGCCGATGTTAACAAGAATTATCAAGCTGATGTGACAAGTTATG ATTATGTCGCGCCGCTAACAGAATCAGGCGACTACACAGAAAAGTATTACAAAACCAAGGAGATTTTGGCAAAATACCAAAGTGTGACGACCAAATTACCAGATTTACCTACAGTATCGCAAAAAGCAGCTTATCCCACTCTCGAAGTAATTGGTCATTTGGACTTTTGGGATATCCTTGATCAGTTG CCTGCAGACTTGAAAGTAATGCTGCCAAACGTGATCAACATGGAAAACTTGCCAATTAAAAATGGCAATGGCCAATCTTATGGCTACATAAATTACAGGAAAAAAGTAGGATTGAAAACAATATCCACTTTGAAAGTCTCTGGGTATGTGCAGGACGCAGCAATGGTTCTTGTTGACGGAGAGCTGAAGAGCAAACCGCTAGAAACTAAAGAGGATATTAATGGTTTTGGTTACTGGATGAAGAA agaCACTGAGTTGACGTTAAACTCTGATAAGGCCGAGGAAAAGACTTTGGAcattattgttgaaaattgggGACGTGTCAACTTTGGTGTTCTTGCTGATTTTGACCAGAGAAAGGGATTGTGGCAGGGACCAGTTTACCTCGACGGCAACGAGCTGAAAGATTGGGAAATCTATGCTCTTGAGTTTGATTCTAAGTGGGCAAAGTCTCTAATTAATTGGAAACAGGGACCTTCTATTCGTAAGAAAGGTCCATCCGTTTCCCGAGTTATCTTAAACTTATCTGTACCTCAGGATACGTTTATCGACTTGAGAGGCTGGCTAAAGGGCATAGTATTTGTCAATGGTTTTAATTTGGGCAGGTACTGCCACCTCGGACCGCTGAGAACCCTTTACTTACCAGCTCCGTTACTTAAAAATGGCCAAAACGAAATCTTAGTGTTTGAACATTTTAAGCCAGATGTGAAAGTGAGCTTCCTTGATCATCCCATTCTCGGGAATTTGAAACCCTGA
- the LOC124178647 gene encoding beta-galactosidase-1-like protein 2 isoform X2, with protein sequence MHLNDLLSLFNCSMNQELSVNRHIVCEVLIEWHAEPSRSILCCQAQTMSLPTLYQHYVLPDINSGLDPKPDGFYLNGKKISIHSGALHYFRVPQAYWRDRLRKYRAAGLNAVETYVPWNLHEPLRDVFDFGDGDNDFSDFLDVVKFVKMAQEEDLFVIVRPGPYICAEWDFGGLPSWILNEKGVKVRTSESKYMKRVTCYFNKLLPLFGDLQFTKGGSIIAFQIENEYGSINEDGTVPDIEYLKQLKEIFEKNGLVEMFFTSDTPSIRRDAGTLPGVLQTANFKVDPEKELNLLKELQPNMPAMVMEYWTGAYDHWLEPRDSPEPFDVYVDVLERILIFPSSVNFYMFHGGTSFGFMSGADVNKNYQADVTSYDYVAPLTESGDYTEKYYKTKEILAKYQSVTTKLPDLPTVSQKAAYPTLEVIGHLDFWDILDQLPADLKVMLPNVINMENLPIKNGNGQSYGYINYRKKVGLKTISTLKVSGYVQDAAMVLVDGELKSKPLETKEDINGFGYWMKKDTELTLNSDKAEEKTLDIIVENWGRVNFGVLADFDQRKGLWQGPVYLDGNELKDWEIYALEFDSKWAKSLINWKQGPSIRKKGPSVSRVILNLSVPQDTFIDLRGWLKGIVFVNGFNLGRYCHLGPLRTLYLPAPLLKNGQNEILVFEHFKPDVKVSFLDHPILGNLKP encoded by the exons AACTGAGCGTGAATCGTCACATTGTCTGTGAAGTTTTAATCGAGTGGCATGCAGAACCATCCCGGAGTATACTTTGTTGTCAAGCGCAAA CAATGAGTTTGCCAACATTGTACCAACACTATGTGTTGCCTGACATAAACTCCGGCTTAGATCCAAAACCAGACGGATTTTACTTGAACGGGAAGAAAATTTCGATACACAGCGGTGCTCTCCATTATTTTCGAGTTCCTCAAGCGTATTGGAGGGATAGATTAAGAAAGTACAGAGCAGCTGGTCTAAACGCTGTGGAAAC CTATGTTCCATGGAATTTGCACGAACCCCTGAGAGACGTGTTCGATTTTGGTGATGGAGATAACGATTTTTCGGATTTTCTGGATGTCGTTAAGTTTGTCAAGATGGCACAAGAAGAAGATCTGTTTGTAATTGTCAGACCAGGCCCTTACATTTGTGCCGAATGGGATTTTGGTGGACTACCAAG CTGGATTTTAAATGAAAAGGGAGTCAAGGTGCGAACCTCTGAATCGAAGTACATGAAACGAGTCACTTGCTACTTCAATAAACTTTTGCCGCTGTTTGGTGATCTACAATTCACTAAAGGTGGATCAATAATTGCTTTTCAG ATTGAGAACGAATATGGTTCCATTAACGAAGATGGAACAGTTCCTGATATCGAGTACTTGAAACAACTCAAAGAAAtctttgagaaaaatggtCTGGTTGAGATGTTCTTTACTTCGGACACACCAAGTATTCGCAGAGATGCTGGAACTTTACCGGGAGTATTGCAAACTGCAAATTTTAAAGTCGATCCAGAAAAGGAATTGAATCTCTTGAAAGAATTGCAGCCCAATATGCCCGCTATGGTTATGGAATATTGGACTGGTGCTTACGATCACTGGCTCGAACCACGTGACTCACCAGAACCATTCGATG TTTATGTGGATGTTCTGGAGAGAATCTTGATCTTTCCATCATCAGTTAATTTCTATATGTTCCATGGTGGTACCAGTTTTGGTTTTATGAGTGGCGCCGATGTTAACAAGAATTATCAAGCTGATGTGACAAGTTATG ATTATGTCGCGCCGCTAACAGAATCAGGCGACTACACAGAAAAGTATTACAAAACCAAGGAGATTTTGGCAAAATACCAAAGTGTGACGACCAAATTACCAGATTTACCTACAGTATCGCAAAAAGCAGCTTATCCCACTCTCGAAGTAATTGGTCATTTGGACTTTTGGGATATCCTTGATCAGTTG CCTGCAGACTTGAAAGTAATGCTGCCAAACGTGATCAACATGGAAAACTTGCCAATTAAAAATGGCAATGGCCAATCTTATGGCTACATAAATTACAGGAAAAAAGTAGGATTGAAAACAATATCCACTTTGAAAGTCTCTGGGTATGTGCAGGACGCAGCAATGGTTCTTGTTGACGGAGAGCTGAAGAGCAAACCGCTAGAAACTAAAGAGGATATTAATGGTTTTGGTTACTGGATGAAGAA agaCACTGAGTTGACGTTAAACTCTGATAAGGCCGAGGAAAAGACTTTGGAcattattgttgaaaattgggGACGTGTCAACTTTGGTGTTCTTGCTGATTTTGACCAGAGAAAGGGATTGTGGCAGGGACCAGTTTACCTCGACGGCAACGAGCTGAAAGATTGGGAAATCTATGCTCTTGAGTTTGATTCTAAGTGGGCAAAGTCTCTAATTAATTGGAAACAGGGACCTTCTATTCGTAAGAAAGGTCCATCCGTTTCCCGAGTTATCTTAAACTTATCTGTACCTCAGGATACGTTTATCGACTTGAGAGGCTGGCTAAAGGGCATAGTATTTGTCAATGGTTTTAATTTGGGCAGGTACTGCCACCTCGGACCGCTGAGAACCCTTTACTTACCAGCTCCGTTACTTAAAAATGGCCAAAACGAAATCTTAGTGTTTGAACATTTTAAGCCAGATGTGAAAGTGAGCTTCCTTGATCATCCCATTCTCGGGAATTTGAAACCCTGA
- the LOC124178647 gene encoding beta-galactosidase-1-like protein 2 isoform X4 — MSLPTLYQHYVLPDINSGLDPKPDGFYLNGKKISIHSGALHYFRVPQAYWRDRLRKYRAAGLNAVETYVPWNLHEPLRDVFDFGDGDNDFSDFLDVVKFVKMAQEEDLFVIVRPGPYICAEWDFGGLPSWILNEKGVKVRTSESKYMKRVTCYFNKLLPLFGDLQFTKGGSIIAFQIENEYGSINEDGTVPDIEYLKQLKEIFEKNGLVEMFFTSDTPSIRRDAGTLPGVLQTANFKVDPEKELNLLKELQPNMPAMVMEYWTGAYDHWLEPRDSPEPFDGKLNLNSLNQRSIIYVDVLERILIFPSSVNFYMFHGGTSFGFMSGADVNKNYQADVTSYDYVAPLTESGDYTEKYYKTKEILAKYQSVTTKLPDLPTVSQKAAYPTLEVIGHLDFWDILDQLPADLKVMLPNVINMENLPIKNGNGQSYGYINYRKKVGLKTISTLKVSGYVQDAAMVLVDGELKSKPLETKEDINGFGYWMKKDTELTLNSDKAEEKTLDIIVENWGRVNFGVLADFDQRKGLWQGPVYLDGNELKDWEIYALEFDSKWAKSLINWKQGPSIRKKGPSVSRVILNLSVPQDTFIDLRGWLKGIVFVNGFNLGRYCHLGPLRTLYLPAPLLKNGQNEILVFEHFKPDVKVSFLDHPILGNLKP; from the exons ATGAGTTTGCCAACATTGTACCAACACTATGTGTTGCCTGACATAAACTCCGGCTTAGATCCAAAACCAGACGGATTTTACTTGAACGGGAAGAAAATTTCGATACACAGCGGTGCTCTCCATTATTTTCGAGTTCCTCAAGCGTATTGGAGGGATAGATTAAGAAAGTACAGAGCAGCTGGTCTAAACGCTGTGGAAAC CTATGTTCCATGGAATTTGCACGAACCCCTGAGAGACGTGTTCGATTTTGGTGATGGAGATAACGATTTTTCGGATTTTCTGGATGTCGTTAAGTTTGTCAAGATGGCACAAGAAGAAGATCTGTTTGTAATTGTCAGACCAGGCCCTTACATTTGTGCCGAATGGGATTTTGGTGGACTACCAAG CTGGATTTTAAATGAAAAGGGAGTCAAGGTGCGAACCTCTGAATCGAAGTACATGAAACGAGTCACTTGCTACTTCAATAAACTTTTGCCGCTGTTTGGTGATCTACAATTCACTAAAGGTGGATCAATAATTGCTTTTCAG ATTGAGAACGAATATGGTTCCATTAACGAAGATGGAACAGTTCCTGATATCGAGTACTTGAAACAACTCAAAGAAAtctttgagaaaaatggtCTGGTTGAGATGTTCTTTACTTCGGACACACCAAGTATTCGCAGAGATGCTGGAACTTTACCGGGAGTATTGCAAACTGCAAATTTTAAAGTCGATCCAGAAAAGGAATTGAATCTCTTGAAAGAATTGCAGCCCAATATGCCCGCTATGGTTATGGAATATTGGACTGGTGCTTACGATCACTGGCTCGAACCACGTGACTCACCAGAACCATTCGATGGTAAATTGAACTTGAACTCTTTAAATCAACGATCAATTA TTTATGTGGATGTTCTGGAGAGAATCTTGATCTTTCCATCATCAGTTAATTTCTATATGTTCCATGGTGGTACCAGTTTTGGTTTTATGAGTGGCGCCGATGTTAACAAGAATTATCAAGCTGATGTGACAAGTTATG ATTATGTCGCGCCGCTAACAGAATCAGGCGACTACACAGAAAAGTATTACAAAACCAAGGAGATTTTGGCAAAATACCAAAGTGTGACGACCAAATTACCAGATTTACCTACAGTATCGCAAAAAGCAGCTTATCCCACTCTCGAAGTAATTGGTCATTTGGACTTTTGGGATATCCTTGATCAGTTG CCTGCAGACTTGAAAGTAATGCTGCCAAACGTGATCAACATGGAAAACTTGCCAATTAAAAATGGCAATGGCCAATCTTATGGCTACATAAATTACAGGAAAAAAGTAGGATTGAAAACAATATCCACTTTGAAAGTCTCTGGGTATGTGCAGGACGCAGCAATGGTTCTTGTTGACGGAGAGCTGAAGAGCAAACCGCTAGAAACTAAAGAGGATATTAATGGTTTTGGTTACTGGATGAAGAA agaCACTGAGTTGACGTTAAACTCTGATAAGGCCGAGGAAAAGACTTTGGAcattattgttgaaaattgggGACGTGTCAACTTTGGTGTTCTTGCTGATTTTGACCAGAGAAAGGGATTGTGGCAGGGACCAGTTTACCTCGACGGCAACGAGCTGAAAGATTGGGAAATCTATGCTCTTGAGTTTGATTCTAAGTGGGCAAAGTCTCTAATTAATTGGAAACAGGGACCTTCTATTCGTAAGAAAGGTCCATCCGTTTCCCGAGTTATCTTAAACTTATCTGTACCTCAGGATACGTTTATCGACTTGAGAGGCTGGCTAAAGGGCATAGTATTTGTCAATGGTTTTAATTTGGGCAGGTACTGCCACCTCGGACCGCTGAGAACCCTTTACTTACCAGCTCCGTTACTTAAAAATGGCCAAAACGAAATCTTAGTGTTTGAACATTTTAAGCCAGATGTGAAAGTGAGCTTCCTTGATCATCCCATTCTCGGGAATTTGAAACCCTGA
- the LOC124178647 gene encoding beta-galactosidase-1-like protein 2 isoform X5 yields MAQEEDLFVIVRPGPYICAEWDFGGLPSWILNEKGVKVRTSESKYMKRVTCYFNKLLPLFGDLQFTKGGSIIAFQIENEYGSINEDGTVPDIEYLKQLKEIFEKNGLVEMFFTSDTPSIRRDAGTLPGVLQTANFKVDPEKELNLLKELQPNMPAMVMEYWTGAYDHWLEPRDSPEPFDGKLNLNSLNQRSIIYVDVLERILIFPSSVNFYMFHGGTSFGFMSGADVNKNYQADVTSYDYVAPLTESGDYTEKYYKTKEILAKYQSVTTKLPDLPTVSQKAAYPTLEVIGHLDFWDILDQLPADLKVMLPNVINMENLPIKNGNGQSYGYINYRKKVGLKTISTLKVSGYVQDAAMVLVDGELKSKPLETKEDINGFGYWMKKDTELTLNSDKAEEKTLDIIVENWGRVNFGVLADFDQRKGLWQGPVYLDGNELKDWEIYALEFDSKWAKSLINWKQGPSIRKKGPSVSRVILNLSVPQDTFIDLRGWLKGIVFVNGFNLGRYCHLGPLRTLYLPAPLLKNGQNEILVFEHFKPDVKVSFLDHPILGNLKP; encoded by the exons ATGGCACAAGAAGAAGATCTGTTTGTAATTGTCAGACCAGGCCCTTACATTTGTGCCGAATGGGATTTTGGTGGACTACCAAG CTGGATTTTAAATGAAAAGGGAGTCAAGGTGCGAACCTCTGAATCGAAGTACATGAAACGAGTCACTTGCTACTTCAATAAACTTTTGCCGCTGTTTGGTGATCTACAATTCACTAAAGGTGGATCAATAATTGCTTTTCAG ATTGAGAACGAATATGGTTCCATTAACGAAGATGGAACAGTTCCTGATATCGAGTACTTGAAACAACTCAAAGAAAtctttgagaaaaatggtCTGGTTGAGATGTTCTTTACTTCGGACACACCAAGTATTCGCAGAGATGCTGGAACTTTACCGGGAGTATTGCAAACTGCAAATTTTAAAGTCGATCCAGAAAAGGAATTGAATCTCTTGAAAGAATTGCAGCCCAATATGCCCGCTATGGTTATGGAATATTGGACTGGTGCTTACGATCACTGGCTCGAACCACGTGACTCACCAGAACCATTCGATGGTAAATTGAACTTGAACTCTTTAAATCAACGATCAATTA TTTATGTGGATGTTCTGGAGAGAATCTTGATCTTTCCATCATCAGTTAATTTCTATATGTTCCATGGTGGTACCAGTTTTGGTTTTATGAGTGGCGCCGATGTTAACAAGAATTATCAAGCTGATGTGACAAGTTATG ATTATGTCGCGCCGCTAACAGAATCAGGCGACTACACAGAAAAGTATTACAAAACCAAGGAGATTTTGGCAAAATACCAAAGTGTGACGACCAAATTACCAGATTTACCTACAGTATCGCAAAAAGCAGCTTATCCCACTCTCGAAGTAATTGGTCATTTGGACTTTTGGGATATCCTTGATCAGTTG CCTGCAGACTTGAAAGTAATGCTGCCAAACGTGATCAACATGGAAAACTTGCCAATTAAAAATGGCAATGGCCAATCTTATGGCTACATAAATTACAGGAAAAAAGTAGGATTGAAAACAATATCCACTTTGAAAGTCTCTGGGTATGTGCAGGACGCAGCAATGGTTCTTGTTGACGGAGAGCTGAAGAGCAAACCGCTAGAAACTAAAGAGGATATTAATGGTTTTGGTTACTGGATGAAGAA agaCACTGAGTTGACGTTAAACTCTGATAAGGCCGAGGAAAAGACTTTGGAcattattgttgaaaattgggGACGTGTCAACTTTGGTGTTCTTGCTGATTTTGACCAGAGAAAGGGATTGTGGCAGGGACCAGTTTACCTCGACGGCAACGAGCTGAAAGATTGGGAAATCTATGCTCTTGAGTTTGATTCTAAGTGGGCAAAGTCTCTAATTAATTGGAAACAGGGACCTTCTATTCGTAAGAAAGGTCCATCCGTTTCCCGAGTTATCTTAAACTTATCTGTACCTCAGGATACGTTTATCGACTTGAGAGGCTGGCTAAAGGGCATAGTATTTGTCAATGGTTTTAATTTGGGCAGGTACTGCCACCTCGGACCGCTGAGAACCCTTTACTTACCAGCTCCGTTACTTAAAAATGGCCAAAACGAAATCTTAGTGTTTGAACATTTTAAGCCAGATGTGAAAGTGAGCTTCCTTGATCATCCCATTCTCGGGAATTTGAAACCCTGA